A genomic stretch from uncultured Pseudodesulfovibrio sp. includes:
- the mutY gene encoding A/G-specific adenine glycosylase, whose translation MIEVQFTNDLLAWYDASRRELPWRQNPEPYSVWVSEIMAQQTQIDRVVRYYERWMGQYPDVGSLARAHEEDVLKLWEGLGYYSRARNMLKAANVIVQGHGGEFPMDYADIRGLPGVGEYTAGAICSIAFGQSEPAVDANVLRVFARLLDLEEPVREAKGRSRVEKQVRALIPNDRAGDFNQAVMELGALVCTKSPNCEDCPVQQYCRAQDAGTVAQRPVLPASKKTVRITMATGVLVHEGRFLIQKRQPDDVWPGLWEFPGGGIEEGETPEQAVVREYMEEVELAVEPIQTITTLVYTYTRYRVTMHCLLCRFAEEPREPVFNEAVEGGFMLPAELDSYAFPSGHRRLVEFMKNDKTFDALFSDI comes from the coding sequence ATGATTGAAGTTCAATTCACCAACGATCTGCTTGCCTGGTATGATGCCAGCAGGAGAGAATTGCCTTGGCGTCAAAACCCTGAGCCATACTCTGTCTGGGTATCTGAAATCATGGCCCAGCAGACCCAGATTGACCGTGTAGTGAGATACTATGAACGGTGGATGGGACAGTACCCTGATGTCGGATCATTGGCCCGCGCTCATGAGGAAGATGTTCTCAAGCTGTGGGAGGGATTAGGGTATTATTCCCGTGCTCGGAACATGCTTAAGGCAGCAAATGTTATTGTCCAAGGTCATGGGGGCGAATTCCCGATGGATTATGCGGACATTCGCGGCTTGCCAGGTGTCGGTGAGTATACTGCCGGCGCTATTTGCAGCATAGCTTTCGGTCAATCAGAACCAGCTGTTGACGCCAATGTGCTTCGAGTTTTTGCCCGGTTGCTCGACTTGGAAGAGCCTGTTCGCGAAGCAAAAGGGCGCTCTCGGGTCGAGAAGCAGGTCCGTGCGCTTATTCCGAATGACAGGGCCGGTGATTTCAATCAGGCCGTCATGGAGTTGGGAGCATTGGTCTGCACCAAAAGCCCCAATTGTGAAGACTGTCCGGTTCAACAGTATTGCCGCGCTCAAGATGCCGGAACAGTCGCCCAGCGTCCTGTGTTGCCAGCCTCGAAAAAGACTGTTCGAATCACAATGGCGACCGGAGTCTTGGTGCATGAAGGGCGATTCCTTATTCAGAAACGTCAGCCCGATGATGTCTGGCCAGGTCTGTGGGAATTCCCGGGCGGGGGCATTGAGGAGGGGGAGACTCCAGAACAGGCGGTCGTACGTGAATATATGGAAGAGGTTGAACTGGCGGTAGAGCCGATACAAACGATTACGACCCTTGTATACACATACACCCGATATCGAGTGACCATGCATTGTCTTCTTTGTCGATTTGCCGAAGAACCACGCGAGCCTGTCTTCAACGAGGCCGTTGAAGGCGGATTCATGCTTCCTGCGGAGCTTGACTCCTACGCTTTTCCCTCAGGACATCGTCGTCTTGTTGAATTTATGAAAAATGACAAGACATTTGACGCGTTGTTTTCAGATATATAA
- a CDS encoding tetratricopeptide repeat protein — protein MPSIAKLIENLPEVSQARLVASGYGIWVAWKGELHNAVSNTFQEYGALCVARLEDQALWFCNTDEVFRAVARLQVWTRVNPTPVFCQLVPLTFLLGYDLEFTVSLSVELDRQSITVPDEFELVVHPKLKDKVNAVQGLSTENIGGVDGLANVEWLKLMADQGLDYESMRKWYFIIKPLGKMSDKDSILGWRDFSAEIVELLQRLGLKYISDVKEGALFFPLDNFRLLRSLCTELLGLIKSTKDDESKRYWPIVMAAVLQGPYHFTADLPKKVGLDWNRMTPDFPYVRFMDGFLLSERFRVNEARYGTEQISLDSWCTITLKEGGEDIGYGSMQVSLPNALVTMEGTECYYCGLKNHNPKDCPSKRIAKPQPQVWRQLAKTDIQDFSSGFDQIDADVDMENFTSSISHLMSAKKNLKSIMARAVFEINVPGQLRTLKLVWRSRGKDWVDGFKQLAPEEGEFVWDAMRAVEDGELEKAEHLIKEAQSASPRSYQPHSLWGFWYMEKGDFNQALFHWQEAERLSYSPLQQGSMAYLQGRLLEVEGSLKDAINLYKHANSQSPTWLEPSYRQAVCMVKMGFTGQAMDLFFDLISRDPNVFNRILVDPELDRGRVQLMNALWEQWTQAETAVESVRVKVNDLSTDISKRFNQEHGYSEIATEELERLKKLGKTNNFVAYQLFLRGTDKFESALDLEVKREIKRINSNIEYLSDRVRRIQKEAAWFPFPKLLLEFNKEFNACVDKINWISTQHLNEAENFRKSLRFVEEIEDHIDSLQRRLVTLRIIRDSTLFVLMLGRNFIWLELIGLGLLLIGIPSLVYFTRGVQGNYLIDLFNDPSKRWEISKALIVILSILCVASAAIKSAVTFDKKKRELFDKMDEEYRQRSRKRY, from the coding sequence GTGCCGAGTATTGCCAAACTCATAGAAAATCTTCCCGAAGTCAGTCAGGCGAGACTGGTGGCCTCGGGCTATGGAATATGGGTTGCCTGGAAGGGCGAACTACACAATGCGGTGTCAAACACCTTTCAGGAATATGGAGCGTTATGTGTTGCCAGGCTGGAAGATCAGGCCTTGTGGTTTTGCAATACAGATGAAGTTTTCCGTGCTGTTGCACGTTTGCAGGTTTGGACTCGTGTCAATCCTACCCCTGTCTTCTGTCAGCTCGTCCCGCTGACGTTTCTGCTCGGCTATGATCTTGAATTCACGGTTTCGTTATCGGTGGAGCTTGATAGGCAGTCAATCACGGTTCCTGATGAGTTTGAATTGGTGGTTCATCCCAAGCTTAAAGACAAGGTCAACGCTGTTCAGGGGTTGAGCACCGAAAACATTGGCGGCGTCGACGGGCTTGCCAATGTGGAATGGCTCAAGCTCATGGCGGATCAGGGGTTGGACTATGAATCCATGCGGAAGTGGTATTTCATTATCAAGCCGTTGGGTAAGATGTCCGACAAGGATAGTATACTCGGATGGCGTGATTTTTCTGCAGAGATCGTTGAGCTTCTTCAGAGATTGGGGCTGAAATATATTTCTGATGTTAAAGAAGGGGCGCTCTTTTTCCCTCTGGATAATTTTCGGTTGTTGCGGTCTTTATGCACAGAGTTGCTTGGGCTTATCAAGTCGACCAAGGACGACGAAAGCAAACGATATTGGCCGATTGTCATGGCTGCGGTCTTGCAAGGTCCGTATCATTTTACGGCGGATCTCCCTAAAAAGGTCGGTCTTGATTGGAACCGGATGACCCCGGATTTCCCTTACGTTCGATTCATGGACGGATTTCTCCTTTCCGAACGGTTTCGCGTGAATGAAGCTCGGTACGGCACAGAGCAGATCTCTCTCGATTCGTGGTGTACCATTACGCTGAAAGAGGGGGGCGAGGATATTGGGTATGGCTCCATGCAGGTGTCATTGCCTAACGCGTTGGTGACGATGGAAGGTACTGAATGCTATTATTGTGGTCTGAAAAACCATAACCCCAAAGATTGCCCTTCAAAAAGGATTGCCAAACCCCAACCTCAAGTCTGGCGGCAGCTTGCAAAGACAGATATCCAAGACTTTTCCAGTGGGTTCGACCAGATCGACGCAGATGTTGATATGGAGAATTTCACGTCGAGTATATCGCATCTGATGAGTGCCAAAAAGAATCTGAAAAGCATCATGGCGCGAGCTGTGTTCGAGATCAATGTCCCCGGACAACTTAGAACGCTGAAACTTGTCTGGCGAAGCCGGGGCAAGGATTGGGTTGATGGCTTCAAGCAATTGGCCCCGGAAGAAGGTGAATTTGTCTGGGACGCCATGAGAGCTGTCGAGGATGGTGAACTGGAAAAGGCAGAACATCTCATCAAGGAAGCACAGTCGGCGTCTCCGCGGAGTTATCAGCCGCATTCCTTATGGGGCTTCTGGTATATGGAGAAGGGTGACTTTAACCAGGCGTTGTTTCATTGGCAGGAGGCCGAACGTCTGAGCTACTCGCCGTTGCAGCAAGGGAGTATGGCGTATCTTCAAGGGAGACTTCTGGAAGTCGAAGGGAGTCTCAAGGATGCCATCAACCTTTACAAGCATGCCAATTCTCAGTCTCCGACGTGGTTGGAGCCGTCATACAGACAAGCGGTGTGTATGGTGAAGATGGGGTTCACGGGGCAGGCGATGGACTTATTTTTCGACCTTATCAGTCGGGATCCGAATGTATTCAATCGTATTCTGGTTGATCCGGAGCTTGATAGAGGTCGAGTTCAGCTTATGAATGCCTTATGGGAGCAGTGGACACAGGCCGAAACGGCTGTGGAGTCCGTCCGCGTCAAGGTGAATGACCTTTCGACGGATATTTCCAAGCGCTTTAATCAGGAGCATGGCTATTCGGAAATAGCCACTGAAGAACTGGAAAGGTTAAAGAAACTTGGGAAAACAAATAATTTTGTCGCGTACCAATTGTTTTTGCGGGGAACTGATAAGTTTGAATCTGCGTTGGATTTAGAAGTCAAACGCGAGATTAAACGTATCAATTCCAATATTGAATATCTTTCGGACCGGGTGCGGCGAATTCAGAAGGAAGCCGCATGGTTTCCATTCCCCAAGTTGCTTTTGGAGTTCAACAAGGAATTCAACGCCTGTGTTGATAAGATAAACTGGATCAGTACACAGCATTTGAACGAGGCAGAAAACTTCCGAAAGTCTCTCCGGTTTGTAGAAGAGATTGAAGATCATATTGACAGCCTTCAGCGACGGCTTGTCACTCTACGCATTATTCGTGATTCAACACTTTTTGTTCTGATGCTGGGCCGTAATTTCATATGGCTTGAACTCATCGGTCTTGGGCTCCTGTTGATTGGTATTCCTTCGCTTGTTTATTTTACCAGAGGCGTTCAGGGGAATTATCTCATCGATTTATTTAATGATCCAAGCAAACGGTGGGAAATATCAAAAGCGCTTATTGTTATTTTGAGTATTCTCTGCGTGGCTTCTGCTGCGATAAAAAGTGCCGTGACTTTTGATAAGAAGAAGCGGGAACTTTTTGATAAAATGGACGAAGAATATCGTCAGCGATCCCGCAAGCGATATTAA
- a CDS encoding glycosyltransferase family A protein, whose amino-acid sequence MENTLVSIILPTYNRASFLGKALESVLAQTYVHWECIIIDDGSTDDTVDVIARYDDSRFIYLYQDNQGVSGARNSGIKVCNGGIMALLDSDDEWMPEKLATQLAYMKKHGYEICQTEEIWFRGGKRVNQPKKYAKPEGWFFEASLEMCLISPSCTMFTERAWNDIGPFDTNMSSCEDYDMWLRACLQYPVGLVRENLTVKHGGRPDQLSVCVPCADRYRIRALMKILQSHKLDAEQRDTTMSSLRRKVEIYMQGCEKRGKNNEADTVWNLFCMVCDGKKVPLNTLC is encoded by the coding sequence ATGGAAAATACGCTCGTATCTATCATTCTTCCTACCTATAATCGTGCTTCGTTTCTTGGAAAAGCTCTGGAATCGGTTTTGGCTCAAACCTATGTTCATTGGGAGTGCATTATTATCGATGATGGGTCTACTGATGACACGGTTGATGTCATAGCCCGGTATGATGATTCTCGTTTTATCTATTTATATCAGGATAACCAGGGAGTATCCGGTGCGAGAAACTCGGGCATCAAGGTTTGCAATGGTGGCATTATGGCATTGCTTGATTCCGATGACGAATGGATGCCGGAAAAGCTAGCTACCCAGCTTGCCTATATGAAGAAGCACGGATACGAAATCTGCCAGACTGAAGAAATATGGTTTCGTGGTGGAAAACGTGTCAATCAACCTAAAAAATATGCCAAGCCCGAGGGATGGTTTTTTGAGGCTTCACTTGAGATGTGTCTCATCAGTCCATCCTGTACCATGTTCACGGAAAGAGCGTGGAATGATATTGGGCCATTTGATACGAACATGTCATCCTGTGAAGATTATGACATGTGGCTTCGGGCCTGCCTTCAATATCCTGTTGGATTGGTCCGCGAGAATTTAACTGTTAAACATGGCGGCCGACCTGACCAATTGTCAGTCTGTGTGCCGTGTGCCGATCGTTATCGTATCCGTGCTTTGATGAAAATCCTGCAAAGTCATAAACTTGATGCAGAACAGCGGGATACAACCATGTCCTCGCTGCGAAGAAAGGTTGAGATTTATATGCAAGGGTGTGAAAAAAGAGGAAAAAACAACGAGGCAGATACTGTTTGGAATCTGTTTTGCATGGTGTGTGATGGGAAAAAAGTTCCCTTGAATACATTGTGTTAA
- a CDS encoding ATP-dependent zinc protease, whose protein sequence is MKINEPKMIIGWREWLTLPDLCVPAIKAKVDTGARTSALHAFDVKPFEQNGVRFVSFNVHPLQRNDTVVISCTAPLIDRRKVTSSGGQSQRRYVIATTLQIAGRSWPIELTLTNRDQMKFRMLLGRNAMSRRLIVDPHLSMQAGKRHGAEFYVEHREKGNMK, encoded by the coding sequence ATGAAGATTAATGAACCCAAAATGATTATCGGTTGGCGGGAATGGCTCACTCTGCCGGACCTTTGCGTGCCAGCCATCAAGGCCAAGGTTGATACCGGGGCCAGGACTTCGGCGCTTCACGCTTTTGATGTGAAACCATTTGAACAGAATGGTGTTCGATTTGTGTCGTTCAACGTACACCCTTTGCAAAGGAATGATACGGTAGTCATCTCTTGTACGGCCCCCCTGATAGATCGACGTAAAGTTACGAGTTCTGGTGGACAAAGCCAGAGGCGATATGTCATTGCCACAACTCTTCAAATCGCTGGCCGTTCTTGGCCCATTGAATTGACACTCACCAATCGTGATCAAATGAAATTCAGAATGCTTCTGGGCCGAAATGCAATGTCCAGAAGGTTGATTGTCGATCCGCACCTCTCAATGCAGGCAGGGAAACGACATGGTGCCGAATTTTACGTAGAGCACCGAGAAAAAGGAAATATGAAATGA
- the rimK gene encoding 30S ribosomal protein S6--L-glutamate ligase gives MKIVILSRKSSLYSTNALVQAGIEAGHDIEVIDPLRCYMNITSHNPSIHYKGVKVENVDAVIPRIGASITFFGTAVVRQFEMMEVYSVNESIAITRSRDKLRSLQLLSRKGIGLPVTGFASSTKFTGDLIDMVGGAPLVVKLIEGTQGIGVVLAENRQAAESVIQAFQGLKANILVQEFIKESRGSDIRCFVIGGKVIAAMKRTASKDEFRSNIHRGGSAVQVKITPEERSTAVRAAKIMGLNICGVDLLRSNHGPVVMEVNSSPGLEGIEKATGINVAAKIIRFIEKNAKPGKTKTRGKG, from the coding sequence ATGAAAATTGTCATCTTGTCGCGCAAGAGCAGCCTCTACTCCACCAACGCACTCGTTCAAGCAGGAATTGAAGCAGGGCATGACATTGAAGTAATCGACCCGCTTCGATGCTATATGAACATTACATCCCACAATCCCAGTATTCATTACAAAGGGGTTAAGGTCGAAAATGTCGATGCAGTCATTCCCCGAATCGGAGCTTCCATAACTTTTTTTGGCACAGCCGTTGTCCGACAGTTCGAAATGATGGAAGTTTACAGTGTCAACGAATCCATCGCCATTACACGATCGCGTGACAAACTCCGTAGTCTGCAACTTTTGTCACGCAAAGGTATTGGTCTTCCCGTGACGGGTTTTGCAAGTTCCACAAAGTTCACTGGCGACCTGATCGACATGGTTGGCGGAGCGCCGCTGGTTGTAAAGCTCATCGAAGGCACACAGGGAATTGGCGTTGTCCTGGCGGAAAACCGGCAGGCTGCCGAAAGTGTGATCCAGGCCTTCCAGGGACTCAAAGCAAACATTCTCGTGCAGGAATTTATTAAGGAATCCAGAGGGTCCGACATTCGGTGCTTTGTCATCGGAGGTAAGGTCATCGCCGCCATGAAGCGAACCGCATCCAAGGATGAATTTCGCTCAAATATCCATCGAGGGGGTTCGGCCGTTCAAGTAAAGATTACCCCCGAAGAACGATCAACCGCCGTGAGAGCCGCAAAAATAATGGGACTCAACATTTGTGGTGTTGATTTGTTGAGATCAAACCATGGTCCAGTTGTCATGGAAGTCAATTCATCTCCGGGTCTCGAAGGGATTGAGAAAGCAACGGGTATCAATGTTGCTGCAAAAATTATCCGTTTTATTGAAAAAAATGCCAAACCGGGTAAGACCAAGACTCGCGGTAAGGGCTAA
- a CDS encoding succinylglutamate desuccinylase/aspartoacylase family protein, producing the protein MARLPIELVGQTIAPGTQATVVLPVPDTYLRQGSGMPVHVFHGRRDGPSLFVSAAIHGDELNGIEIVRRLIGLKRLSKLAGTLYAIPVVNIYGFIANTRYLPDRRDLNRFFPGKTGGSLASELAQVLFENVVTKCQYGIDLHTGSNHRDNLPQVRGNMTDEIVLSMADAFGAPLALNTEGIEGSLRYSAETCGIKVLLYEAGGALSFDEFSIRAGVRGITAVMEKLGMLSARKGVRRRKVALQVAHDRTWSRAPASGLFRTKVKLGERVRKGEILGTIHDPFSKASFDLISPKSGVIIGAQSLPSVYKGDAIMHIACFETLSQAEAQVDKYSEIVMGEETFA; encoded by the coding sequence ATGGCTCGATTACCAATAGAACTCGTAGGGCAGACGATTGCACCCGGCACACAGGCCACTGTGGTGCTGCCTGTGCCTGACACGTATCTCAGACAAGGCTCCGGCATGCCCGTACACGTCTTTCATGGACGTCGTGATGGTCCCAGCCTGTTTGTCTCTGCCGCTATTCACGGAGACGAACTCAACGGTATTGAAATTGTTCGCCGCTTAATCGGGTTGAAACGACTATCAAAACTTGCCGGAACGCTCTATGCCATCCCGGTTGTTAACATTTACGGATTCATCGCCAATACTCGGTATTTACCTGACAGACGAGATTTGAATCGTTTTTTTCCGGGAAAAACCGGAGGCTCGCTCGCATCAGAATTGGCCCAGGTCTTGTTCGAAAACGTTGTGACCAAGTGCCAGTACGGCATCGACCTCCATACAGGCTCAAACCATAGAGACAATCTCCCGCAAGTCCGAGGAAACATGACGGATGAAATTGTGTTGAGCATGGCCGATGCGTTTGGAGCACCTCTGGCTTTGAACACAGAAGGGATTGAAGGTTCACTCCGTTACTCTGCCGAAACCTGTGGCATCAAGGTCTTGCTGTATGAAGCGGGCGGCGCACTTTCTTTCGATGAATTTTCCATTCGTGCAGGCGTCCGTGGCATCACAGCAGTCATGGAAAAACTCGGTATGCTGTCAGCCAGAAAAGGAGTCAGGCGCAGAAAGGTTGCACTCCAAGTTGCCCACGACAGAACATGGAGCAGAGCCCCTGCGAGCGGTCTGTTCCGAACAAAGGTCAAATTGGGAGAACGTGTGCGAAAGGGAGAAATCCTCGGGACGATACATGACCCTTTCAGTAAAGCCTCTTTTGACCTTATCTCACCCAAAAGCGGTGTGATTATCGGAGCGCAATCCCTGCCATCGGTCTACAAGGGCGATGCGATCATGCATATTGCCTGTTTTGAAACCTTATCCCAGGCAGAGGCGCAGGTGGATAAATACTCAGAGATCGTTATGGGCGAGGAGACGTTTGCCTGA
- a CDS encoding glycosyltransferase — translation MKIFQVINVRWFNATAWYALTLSQLLAEAGHDVVVLTQAGTVPDGMARDMGLKTISVDLNTTNPIRFCTATKHIIQLLRTHRPDIINCHRGDGFFLWGLLKLLGFGFKLVRTRGDQRPPRNDVFNRWLHANVADSVVVTNRRMADFFLEKMSTPGKGLWLIHGGVNSDKFHFDPKGRERVRAEFGFTQDHTVVGLLGRFDRVKGHKETIAAVARLREQGHDSIRLFLIGFETAMTSSQIQKLIDDYSIGDITHISGKRDDIAACISALDIGVVASLWSEAIARSALEIMAAGRPLVSTDVGVMPDLVSPAMLVKPQDVEGLAQTISLLIEKSELREEVLEAQKRTMSQLTLEEFLKRTLNLYHSLLDEN, via the coding sequence ATGAAAATATTTCAAGTTATCAATGTTCGCTGGTTCAACGCAACCGCATGGTATGCGCTCACTCTCAGCCAACTTCTGGCTGAGGCCGGTCACGATGTCGTTGTCCTGACACAGGCTGGAACCGTTCCCGACGGAATGGCCCGTGACATGGGTCTGAAAACAATATCTGTCGACCTGAACACCACCAATCCGATCCGGTTCTGCACTGCCACAAAGCATATCATACAACTGCTTCGGACGCACCGCCCTGACATCATCAACTGCCACAGAGGTGATGGTTTTTTCCTCTGGGGACTTCTCAAGCTCCTCGGTTTCGGATTTAAGCTAGTTCGTACCCGAGGCGACCAACGCCCACCCAGAAATGATGTCTTCAACCGCTGGCTGCACGCAAATGTCGCGGACAGCGTGGTTGTGACCAACCGCCGTATGGCTGATTTTTTCCTGGAAAAAATGAGTACTCCCGGCAAAGGCCTTTGGCTTATCCATGGCGGCGTGAATTCAGATAAATTTCACTTTGACCCAAAAGGCAGGGAGCGCGTCCGGGCTGAGTTCGGTTTTACTCAGGACCATACCGTAGTCGGCCTACTCGGTCGTTTTGACCGGGTCAAGGGACACAAGGAAACAATCGCTGCCGTAGCCCGTTTGCGAGAACAGGGACACGATTCCATCCGACTTTTCCTCATCGGCTTTGAAACGGCCATGACCAGTTCCCAGATTCAAAAACTCATTGATGACTATTCTATAGGTGACATCACCCATATCAGTGGCAAACGTGACGATATCGCCGCCTGTATCAGTGCACTGGACATCGGCGTGGTCGCATCTCTCTGGTCTGAGGCAATTGCCCGCTCCGCTCTGGAAATCATGGCAGCAGGACGTCCCCTGGTATCGACAGATGTTGGCGTCATGCCCGATCTCGTCAGTCCTGCCATGCTGGTCAAACCTCAAGATGTCGAAGGGCTTGCTCAGACAATCAGCTTACTGATTGAAAAATCCGAGTTACGCGAAGAGGTTTTAGAAGCACAGAAACGAACCATGTCACAACTCACTCTGGAAGAGTTCCTAAAAAGGACACTCAACCTCTACCATAGCCTACTCGACGAAAATTAA
- a CDS encoding lytic murein transglycosylase, with the protein MKKNRMKCAAIVIALAAVFFCSTLRFSAVAEAEGTWQPLIEQLVEDGFERNHVTYLFSSPDLEFTPEIMARKMNSLLNIKLSAVKPEAPKPPEVMDRYLNPILIAGAYAFYREHRADFAVIDRQYGVSGELLTAILLVETRLGMNVGDNNAFTILASMALSRDFSLIKPHLERTDVSDDIMKWLVKRTEQKSSWAYKELKALLRYAKGNGQNPLSIPSSIYGAIGQCQFMPTSAEHYGRDGSGDGRVDLFETRDALHSMANFIAEHGWKSSLSSEAKQKVLYRYNHSDSYAMTILAVADKIRKTKELFGG; encoded by the coding sequence ATGAAGAAAAATCGCATGAAATGTGCGGCCATCGTTATTGCGTTGGCCGCCGTTTTCTTTTGTTCAACCTTGCGTTTCTCTGCAGTGGCAGAAGCGGAGGGAACGTGGCAGCCGTTGATTGAACAGTTGGTTGAAGACGGCTTTGAACGAAATCATGTGACGTATCTTTTTTCCAGTCCTGATCTGGAATTCACACCAGAAATAATGGCTCGAAAAATGAATTCTCTATTGAATATCAAACTTTCTGCAGTGAAGCCGGAGGCTCCCAAACCTCCGGAAGTTATGGATCGGTACCTTAATCCTATTCTGATTGCCGGAGCGTATGCATTCTATCGTGAACATCGAGCCGATTTTGCTGTCATTGACAGACAGTATGGTGTTTCTGGAGAACTGCTGACCGCAATTTTGCTCGTGGAGACGAGACTTGGGATGAATGTTGGTGATAATAATGCCTTCACTATACTGGCGAGTATGGCGTTGTCACGTGACTTTTCTCTTATTAAACCACACCTTGAGCGGACTGATGTTTCTGATGATATCATGAAATGGCTGGTTAAGCGGACGGAACAAAAATCGAGTTGGGCATACAAGGAACTCAAGGCATTGCTTCGATATGCCAAAGGTAACGGCCAGAATCCGCTTTCTATTCCCAGTTCAATCTATGGAGCCATTGGACAGTGCCAATTCATGCCGACCAGCGCCGAGCATTATGGCAGGGACGGTAGTGGCGACGGACGTGTGGATCTGTTTGAAACGCGTGACGCCCTGCACAGTATGGCAAACTTTATTGCCGAACACGGTTGGAAAAGCAGTCTGTCATCCGAGGCAAAACAAAAAGTGCTGTATCGTTATAACCATTCGGACAGTTATGCCATGACCATTCTTGCAGTTGCCGATAAGATCAGGAAAACAAAAGAGTTGTTTGGTGGCTAG